Below is a window of Leptospira saintgironsiae DNA.
TCCAACTTTAATAGATGGGCATTCTCCTCGAGGTTATATAAATAAACGACTCGAATGGAAACCTATGTTTGGTTTCCTTCTTTTTTATACGGATACTCGGTTGACTGGAATTGTAGGCGTGAGAATCCATTAGTAAGAGGGCTTCTTGGAACTCGTTTCATCACATCCAAAACAAAAGAAAGTTTCTGAATCGGAATGGTTGGATTGGAAATGGCAGATCCAAAATCGGATCAAAGATGGATCCGAACTGGAAAAAACTATCCGGATCAGTTCCGAAGAAAAAGAAGCATTACTCGCCTGCTCTGAAGTGTTCAGCTTCTCCGCTACTCCTTATTATCTTAATCTCGCAGATCCGGAAGATCCGAACTGCCCTATTCGATTACAAGTTTTACCAAGAAAAGAAGAGCTACATACAAGAACCTGGGACAGAAGAGATCCGTTGGCAGAAGAGTCCTATATGCCAGTCAAAGGAGTGACTCATCGTTATCCAGACAGAGCTCTTTGGTACCTATCTCATGTGTGTGCAGTCTATTGTAGATTCTGCACCAGAAAAAGAAAGGTATCCCAATCCGCAGAGACGCCAGGCGCGGAAGATTGGAAAGACGCAATCCGTTATTTTAGAGAACATACTGAGATCAAAGAAGTAATCCTTTCAGGAGGAGATCCTTTAAATCTTTCTGATTCCAAACTGGATTATCTCCTAGGCGAATTAAAATCTATTCCACATATCAATCAGGTTCGTATCCATACGAGATACCCTGTTACACTTCCTATGAGGATTACGTCGGAACTCTGTCAGGTGCTCAAAAAACATTTTCCGATCTATCTGGTAACACATTTCAATCATTCCAAAGAGCTTACAAAGCTAGTAAAAGAAAGGATCGGGATGCTCGTGAAAGAAGGTGCAGTAACGGTTCTAAACCAGGCTGTACTTTTGAAAGGGATCAATAATTCTGTAGGAGCTTTGACAGATTTATTCTACGGACTGACCAAAATCGGGATCAAACCGTATTATTTGCACCAATGCGACGAGGTATTCGGATCTTCTCATTTTAGGGTCCCTATAGAAGAAGGTGTGGAACTCATGAAGCAGATCCGAGGAAGTATCAGCGGACTGAGCGTTCCGTTATATGTAGTGGATCTGACAGGAGGAGGAGGAAAAGTACCTCTACCCGCGAACTATCTGGAAGAAACCAAAACTTCTTCTTATATATTTCGAAATTATAAAGGAGATCTGTATGAGATCGGTTTCTAAAAGTATTATTTTGCTTATATCCGCCCTGGCCTTCTCAGAATGCAAAAGCCACCAGGAGAATCCGACCTCGGTCGTAGCTGAAAATCCGTCGGCACTTCGACTCAATTATGATGTAGTATATTATACAGGCGGACATTCGGTTTTACTCAACTCGGGAAGATTATTCGCCAGGGGACTCTTCTACGAATGTAAAATTTCCGACACGAATTCCAATTTCGAAACTTTCCGGGCTTCTTCTTATACTGAGGATAATTCAAACGATTTCAGACAATTGGTATCCGAAACAGACCAGGCAAAATTCAATTCCAGACAATTCCAATATTTTCCAATTGGGGAAAATTCCCGGGCCACAGTATTTTCAGGCTGCGCCAAAGGATCCGGAGCTGAAAAATGTTACGTCCGTTGGGAATGGCAAAAAGAAGCGTTCATATTCGTATTCGAAACCCAATTGGAAAATAAAAAGGGATTGGGCACTGCTGAATTAGGAAAAGAATTCCACGAATTCGTAAGCCGGGGAATAAAAGCGTTTTAAAAGTGTATTTTCTTGACCGATTTTGATCCGGAAAGTATGTTATCCGGCGGGGAGAAGAGATCCCGAGGATAAGATAGAATGTGGTTAAAATTGGGGGATACCGAGGTCATTAATCTAGACTATATCTCCTCGATCAAAAAGAACATGGCAGCAAACTCAATAGAGATCACCTACCATGACTTCAACCACGTAAAATCATTACCATTCGGAGATCCAGAAGATAGAGATCGGGCCTACAAAGCAATTTTGGAAAACCTTTCCAGGATGCGTTTGTTTTTCGAATAGTATATCTTCTAATATTCCTAGAGTAAGAGACGAAAGCGATTCTTAAGCCATGGAACGAATTAAAGAAAATCTATCCAGCGTCTCCTCCCTAAAACCATTCGAACTTATATTTTTCGGTTCTAGACAAAGAGGAGAAGGAGACGAATCCTCCGACTTCAACTTCCTTGTACTCGCAGATCCTTCCGATCAGCTCAAAGGAAATTTTATCCGAGAGATCAACAGGGCTATGGAGCCACTCCAAAGCCAGGGACAGGTAAACTTACTCGCTGCAGACTGGGACGGATTCCGCACCCGAATGAGAAGTTATGATCCAGGTGCTATCCATATCTGCGAATTGGGCGAACCATATTTCGGCTCAGAATACTTTCCAGTCATCAAAGAAGAATGGGAAAAACTTAAATCAGAGCCAATCGATGGAAACACCGCAGGCAAATATTTAAGAAAACGTTATAGATTTTATAAAGGTATCGTTCCTCGTAATACTAAGGAAGACGTAGTCCGGATGGAAAGACTTCTAACAGTTTATCTCCAAAACTGGATGTTCCGTCATATCGAAGATCTTGGAATTGCAGAAATCGTAAACTCAGACATCCCTTCTAGGATCGGACCTATGTTCCGTGCGCTTTATTCTAAAGAAGCTAAGGGAAACACATTAGAATTACTCGAACTATATGAAGAAGTTCTTAAGTTGAAAAAGGAATTACGTTCTCCTGAGTCTCCATTCTCTGTGGAAAGATTCAACCAACTCAAAGAAACTCTTCGCTTCGAAGAAAAAGAGATCCGAATCTTAAAACTGAATTATTAGGATGCGGACCTCTTTCATTAGAATTTTCTAATTTCTTAATTCTCTCAGTAGATTTGCATTTCCAGTTACTGCAAGAGCAGCAGCCAGTCCTCCCATCATCGCGCCAGCAATTCCTGGAGAAGCAGCATCCGCACCTGTTAAATACAGACCCTCAACCGGGGTTCTGACATCAAACCAAGGACATTTTTCCTTTTTGTATCTTTCAGGAACACAAGCTAAACCATAGATTGCGCCGTCAGGATGAGAAGTAAAATGTTCATTCGTGATAGGAGTAGAAAGTTCTGCAAATTCAACCAATTTAGTAAGGCCAGGAAATCTGGATTCCAATGTGGTCAGTATCCGATTTATGATCCTCTCTTTAAATTCTTTATACTCTTCTCCCCTTTTTTTCCAAGGTTCATCTTTCCATTCTGCAAAATTAGAATAGTCTGTGAATGTGATCACATCCATGGTATGAGACTTAGCTTCCGGATTTTTTAGACTTGGGAAAGAAAGATATAGATTCGGGATCTCATCACTTTCAGAAAGCCAATCATTTCTTTCGGAAAAGTTCTTATCATGATCAGGAGAAGCGAAAATCCAGTAATTCTCTCCACTAAATCCGAATTTTGCAGGACTCTCGGAAAGACCAAGATAGAGACAAATACTTGTGGTCATTCTTTCTCTATTATAAAAATCTTTTAGATCTTTTCTGAAAGAAATCGGATAAGAATCAGGGATCAATTTTGTATAAGTAGGATAAGCTCCGGCACAGGAGATCACCACCGGAGCGAAAAAGTCGCGTTCATGACCTTCTCCTCTTAATGCTTTCGCTTTTACCCCTACTACCTTTCCATCCTTGATCAGGATTTCCTTTGCTTCTACGGAAGATAAGACTGCTCCGCCGTTTTCTTGTAAGATTGGTTCTATAGTATCGAAAATTTTACCGGCGCCTCCGACTGGATAATAGCCTCCGTTAATATAATGCTGCACGAGTGTAGCATGCATCGCAAAAGCAACTTTAGAAGGTGGAAGTCCGTAATCTCCCCATTGCGCCGCCAAAATTCCCTTTAAGTCTTCACTTTTGAAATTTCTATCGAAGTAATCTTTGAGAGTTACTACATTTCCTTCTCCTAATATTCCAATAAGAGAATCCAAAGGAGGAGGAGAAAGTCGCATCATGATTGCTTTTCCAAAAAGGACTGAAATTTTTCTAATATCCTTTAAATATCTTTCGATTGCTTCCTCTTCTTCAGGAAATGCATTGATCAGATCCGATCTGAACTTTTCCGGATCTCCATAAATATCAAAATTTCGAGTAGGAAAAACCAAACGTTCGAAAGGGTCTTTCATTCTTTTCCATGTGAGTTTTCCACGAGTGATCTTATCAGAGATCTTCTTACAAAGCCCTCCTTCATGCATATCGCCCACATAATGAATGCCCACGTCCCAATGATACTTTCCTTGTTTTCTTTGGAATTCGTGAGTAAAACCGCCAGGCTGAAAATGTTTTTCCAGGACCAGGACCTTCTTACCCGCAGATTGGGCCAAAAGACTTGCGGTGGTTAGGCTTCCCATTCCGGAACCTATAAATATAATATCGAATTCGTTTCCTACTTGATCAATATTCATTGACAAAACCTCTTATTCGCATTCAATGTGAACACTGAACACATTCAGTTTTATAATTAGACCCTTCAATGTAATACATGTCAACATGAAAAATTCCCAAGAAAAAAATTCATACCACCACGGGGACCTAAAAAGAGCCTTATTGGACGCCTCCATAAAGATCTTAAAAGAAGAAGGTTATAAGGCCCTAAGTCTCAGAAAAGCCGCTACCCTGGCCGGAGTCAGCCAATCTGCTCCCTATAGGCATTATCCAGATTTAGAATCATTATACGCAGATATCGCAGAAGAAGGATTTAAGATCTTAGCAGAAAGACAAAAAAGACTAAGAGCAAAATACAAAAAAAGACCTTTGCTTTTATTCAGAGAATCCGGAGTTTCTTATGTAGAATTCGCATTAGAAAATCCTGATCTATTTCGAATCATGTACGGAAACCAGATCGAAAGCCATCTAAAATACGATTCTTTGATCAAAACAGAAGATGAAACTTTTCAGATCATAGTAGATATCATCAAAGATTGTCAAAAAGCAGGATTGATCCCGGAAGGAAATGCAGAAAAAGCAGCCACCTCTGCTTGGACAATGGCTCACGGTGTTGCCGTATTATTATCAGGGCAACAAATGATGTTTCGATCTATCGAGATCAAACAAGCAAGAAAGATCACTAAGGATTTAATTCAGTTTTTATATACTGGATTAAAAAGATAATGAGAAACGATCCATTCTTCTCCGTTTTTGTATTTCCAAAGTTCTGCGCATGCCATAAAGAAAGTTTTCCAATAAACAAACCATTTTACTGCTTGTTCCTTTCCATAGGTTTCTTCTAAAATTTCCAGAACTTCCTTTTTATTTTTATACATATTGGAAAGCCAAGCTTCTGAAGTAAGAGCGTAATTTTTGCCGTTTACAACCCATTGGTCTGAGATCTGAAAATCCTTTTGGAAATATAAAAACAGATCATGAGAAGGCATTTGGCCTCCGGTAAAAAAGTATTTCGCCATCCAATCCGTATCATCTATAATATCAAAAGGATAAGCGAATTTTTTATGAGTGAATATATGTACAAAAAACTTTCCTTTTGGTTTTAGAAAAGTGGCCAACTTTTGAAATAGAACCTCATAGTTTTTCATATGCTCTAACATTTCTACAGAGATGATACGATCAAATTTAAGATTCGTTTTAAATACATTCATATCTGCCGTAAGAATATTCAGGTTTTTTAAACCTCTTTTTTTAGCCTCTGAATCTATGAACTTCTTTTGACTTTTAGAATTGGAAACTCCTGTTACTTTGCATTTCGGATACTTCTCCGCTACATAAAGAGAAAGAGACCCCCAGCCACAACCCAGGTCCAAAACATTCATCCCATTTTCGAGTTCTGCCCTTTTGCAAGTCAGATCTAACATCGCTCTTTCTGATTCGTCGATGCCTATATCTGAGGAAGTCCAGTAGCCTGAACTGTACTTCATATGTTTTCCCATTACCAATTTGAAAAAAGAAGCAGGTACCTCATAGTGCTGCTCATTTGCAGCCTTAGTATCAATTGCAATAGGAGATCGTTTTAGAAAATTTACGTATTGGATCAGGTGTTCCTGATTTTTTTCCAGGCTTCCTTTATCTTCCATACGAAGTCTGAGGCGTAGAAGTTGTCTTATTCTAAATCGAATCAACCAATCCGGAAAAATATCTTTTTCCATTAGAGTATAGATCAGGCTCATATTTCAGTTCTCCTATATTCTAAATTGGATCTACTTTTTAGGAAACCAAGGGAAGAATGCACTGGTCCTGGATTTATATTCCAGGTAAAGATTTCCCTTGGACTTTAGTTGTCCTATCTCATTCAAAGGAATACCTGTTATTTTAGTTAAAAGAATAAACATAACTAATGGAGAAATAAGACCAATCCATCCCCAAGGAGAAGCAAGTGAGACCAAGCCAAATGAAACCCAAATGATCCACTCAAAAAAATAATTTGGATGCCTACTATATTTCCAAAGCCCAGCATCACAGACCTTTCCTTTATTCGCAGGATCTAACTTAAATTCCGCTAATTGAAAATCAGCTACTGATTCTCCCCAAAGTCCGATTATAAAAACACAAAGGCCTATTATTTCTAAAGTATGTGTTTGTATGGAAGGATTTAGAGCGGGAAAAAGAAAAGGAAGGCTTAAGATCGTTCCTAGAATTCCTTGGAACTGAAATACATTTGTGAAAAATTTTCGATCTACCTGATCTCCATATTCTTTTCGGAATTCTGTGTATCTTGCATCTTCATGTCCCGTCAGAACTCTTGTGGTAAATATAAAATAAGAAAGTCTCCAACCCCAAACCGTTGCCATAAAAGTAAAGATAGCCTTTCTAACCGAAAAAGCATCCCCTAGTATAAAATACACAATTGCAACTGTGGAAATACAAAGTCCCCATCCCACATCTACGATGGAATAATTTTTGATCAGCTTTCCGATCAACCAAAGAAGGCTCATCAAAAAGAATATAACCACCCAAGCACTGAACATTAAAGACACAGCTTTTTCGTACATTAGAATGCTCCGATATACATGGATTTTATTTGCGAACTATCTGGTTTGCTTTTTTGACCAGTATTAATAATAAAAAATAAGAGATCCCTGCTGGAATTGGAACCATACATGTCCAACCAAGAACAGCATATCCTGCTGAATGAGAAAGCCCTTCCCATACCCCAGAACTGTCCCCTTCTACTAACTTATATGCCCAAGTCAGATCCAGCTCTTTGCCTGATAAATATGCTCCCAATTTTAAAAAAGGGATAATTAGAAAAACTTGAAATGGATACATCGCATAATTTGCAATCTGGATCGAGACAGGATTTAACCTTAAAACAAAACCCAAAAAGGCACATAATGCCATAGTGGTCCCGATCAAAGGGAAAATACCTATCGCTCCACCGATTGCCAAAGATAATGCGATCTTTTCCGGACTGGTTCCGGTTTTTAATTCTTCTAGGATCCTTGCTTTAGTCTTAGCTAAAAAGGAAGGTTTCGATTCTTGGTTTTCTAATTTTGTCACTGAGAATTTAGTCCGAGATTATTCGGTCTGGTATACACAACCTGCACTACGCTGATATTTCTCATATGAAAGGCTGCAGCGCAATACGAAAAATAATATCTCCATTTGCGTAAAAAGGATTCGTCATAACCCATACCTGCGATTGAGGAAAGATTTTCTTCGAATCCTTTCTGCCATGACATTAATGTTCGATCGTAATATTTACCTATATCTTCCAATTCATGAAGGAACATATCACCTGTCTTATTGATCGCCTCGTTGATCCGAGCTATAGAAGGTAAAAGTGATCCAGGAAAAATATGTTTTTGGATAAAATCCACGCCCTTTCTAAAAGATTCATATCTAGAATCTGGACAAGTGATGATCTGGTGAGCCATGAGTCCGTCTTTTTTCAAAACCCTATGACACATTGCAAAGAAGTCTTCGAAATATTCGTGACCGACAGCTTCTAACATTTCTACAGTCACGATCTTATCGTAAGAGCCCTGCACTTTTCGATAATCTTCTAGCCGGACTTCTATCTTATCTTCTAAGCCCATCGCAGAAATTTTATCTTTTGCAAACTTGTATTGCTCTTCTGAGATCGTATAAGAAGTTACTTTGCAACCGTAATTTTTAGCTGCATATGTAGAGAATGCACCCCAACCTGTTCCAATCTCCAAAAGATGATCGGAAGCCTTGAGTTTCAATTTCTTACATAAATTTTCTATCTTAGCGATTTGCGCTTCTTCCAAAGATTTTGCCTGTTCAGCAAAGTAGGCACAAGAATAAGTCATTGTTGGATCTAAGAACTTCTTATAAAAATCATTTCCTAGATCATAATGTTCAGAAATATTCCTTTTACTGCCTCGAACGGAATTATTTCGAAACAAATGTAGAAGTCGATTCCCTATATTCATCAATGTAAGATGAATAAAATTTTTATTAGAGCCACTAACAGAAGGTGTACTTTCAATATTTAATAAGAACCAACAGATGATCGCACGAATATCATCCGTGTCCCAGTCGCCGTCCATATAAGATTCTGCGAGCCCTATATCTCCGTATAATACCAATTTTTTGAAAAACTTTCTGTCTTTCACTTGTAGGATCGCATGATGAAACTCCGGAGGATCCGAAGAATTAGGATTTCCTAAATATCTTTGTCCGCCATCCGGAAAAAGAATACGCAAAGATCCTCTTTGCATCCCTGCTAATGCGGAGAAAAAAATCCTTTCATAAAAACCTAAAGTTCCGAGATCGGAACCTGCACTTTCCAACGGTTCTACTTTTACAATATTATCGCCTTCCAAGATGCAATCCTCTTTGTTTATCTAACCCTTCATTCTTTCGAATGAAAGGGATTTTTTTTAGGTAAAGAAGTAAGGCCTGCCAATGGATGAGCCCGATCACTTTCAAAGTCACAAAAGGATATTTTATGAACATCCAGATTAGATTTAGATCCGTCAGATCCGAAACCTTTCCGGTATAAGTTGTCACCATGACCCTTTCTCCATTTTCGAAAGCGTCTATCCTTAAGTTTACTCTTCCTCCTTGTGGAGGATTTAAATGAAATTCGAACTCGGAGTCCAAACCGACAAACGGAGACACATAGAAGAACTTCCCTTCTTTCTTTTTAAATCCTTTCTGATCAAAGGATCTTTTTCCAAGGAAGTATAACTTCATTTCTCCGAATGTATTTCCAACCTCTACAACGGCGCATATTGGATTTCCATCCTTATCCTCGGCAAAATAAAATGATACCGGATTAAAGACGTAGCCGAATACTCTTAGGTTGGTGATTAGCGTTACCTTTTCTACCTTCTCTTTGACTCCTTCCTGTCTTAAGTACTCTAAAAAATTTTCTTTTAACCCTTCTTTTCCGAAGTTTAAATGATCAGTATCTTTAAAAGAAAATACTCGAAACTTATTATTTCCAAGCATCCATAAACGATCGTTTACTATATCAAGTTCGTCCAGGTCCAATTGGAATGTAAAAATCCCATAATTAAACCGATTCGGTTTAGGGATCTTACGGTCATGCATGACTCTGGCTTCGACTATCTTGGAATTTAGTCCCATACCTTCCTTCCCAATAAGGTTTCCGATAATTCTCTAGCGGACCAAAATGCGTCCTCATGGAATCCATATCTAAAATAACTGCCGCAGAAATAGATAGGTCCCTTTCGATTCAGTTCGGATAATCTGCCTTGGGCCTTTAAAGAACCGACATGAAAAAGAGGATGTTCGTATTTGATCCTTTTCAGGATCTTTTTAGGATCCACAAGTCCTGGATCTCCTATAGATAGAAAATAATCCTTTTTCTTTGACACTCCCTGCAAACAATTCATCCAATAAATCGTATGAGGTCGGATCTGACCATGGATCTGGTCCATTCTATAATTCCAAGAAGACCAAGTGGACTTTGTATTCGGCATTACTGAATCATCCGTATGTAAAGTCGCAATATTCTCCTGATACGCGAACTGAGATAATAATTCTTTCTGTAAAGAACTAGGTTTTTTTAAAATAGATAAAGAACTGTCCGCATGGCAGGCAAGTATAACCTTATCGAATATTTCAGACTTCTTACCTTTGAATATAAGTTTTGCCTTTCCTGTTGGAGTAGATTCAACACCTAATACTGGTGAGTTCGTATGAAATCGATCTTTATTGGACGAGAGTAATCTTTTTACATATTCAATAGAGCCGCCATCCACTGTATACCATTGGTGTTGAGTATTCAGCCCCAAGAATCCATGATTCAAGAAGAATCGAACCAAGGAGTGTGCAGGAAACTCTAACATCAGATCTTCCGGGGTAGACCAAACTGCGGAACTCATCGGCACAAGATAGTATGTCAAAAGATCAGGATGATACCCTTCTTCTTTTATATATCTATCTAGAGAATATTCTTTGTATTTTGGATCTTGTAATATCTTAGGAGACTCATCGTTGAAACGATTGATATTCAAGAGCAGTCGTAAAAAACGAAAATTGAATATATTTTTTCTTTGAGCAAATAGACCGCTCAGCCCTGAACCACAAAATTCCAGATTGTCCGGAACATGCTGCACGCTAAAAGACATACTCGTCTTCTTTGTAGGCACATTTAATTCTTCAAAAAAACGTTTTAAGTTTGGGTAAGTAACATGATTGAATACTATAAATCCAGTATCTATCGGGATCTTTTTATCTTCTTCCGGTATGAATACAGTGTTTGTATGACCTCCAATATAGTTTTCTTTTTCGAAAACAGTGATATCGTAATGGTCCCGTAAAAAATAAGAACAACCCATTCCAGCAATGCCAGAACCTACGATGGCAAGTTTTTCTTTTTTGGAGTTAGATTTCCGTTTAGATTTCATGAGAAGGTTTCTCTATAGACTCAATTTATGTAAATACGGTTTGGAAAAATTTTTCCAAAGCTCGGCCATTAAAAGGTAATTCGTAGATTTAGTAAAAACAAAAATTACGGGCCGAACCCGTAAGCCAATACAATGTATCTTAAGATACGAAGTGAAAAAACTATTAAGGCAAAGATCCAAAATTTTTGGCGGAAAAATCCGGAAAGCACCGTGATTGGATCTCCTACAAATGGCAAAAAAGAAAATCCTAATGCCCAATATCCCCATCTGGACATTCTTTCTGCCCAGCCCGCATATGTTTTGGATTCGGAGATCCTAGTTTCTATTTTTTTTCCGAACCAATATCCCAATGAATAATTGAATGCGCAAGCGGCACAGTTCCCTATCGAGGCCCAGAACACTGCTTCTACTGGAGAAAGTCCAGACCAGATTGCTCCCATAAGTGCTGCCTCAGAACTGAAAGGAAGTAATGTAGCGGCCCCGAAAGAAACCAAACTCAATCCTGGTCCTGCATAATCTTGTAGGAGTTCCGATAAAAATTTTGAATATTCCAATATTAACTTCACTTAAGTCCTAGATTTTTTTCAGTATAAATCCAATTTCAAATGACCCCTTTGGGCTGTGGATCGGATATGTAAAGTAAGACGATTTGATAAAGAGCGCCTAACCTTGAAAAAATTAATATCCCTATTTGTAGTTTGCATTTTTTCCCTTCTGCCTTCTACTCTATTTGCAGAACCTTTTACCCTAATTGGAGGAGGTACCCAAACTTCTCCTTTCACAGCAAAAATAGGAGTCGGAGCTGGACAGGCAGAATACCAGTATGGCCTTGCAGGCAGATCCGAAACTTATAGAGCGGGATTCGAATATAATCCTAAAAACTTTGGCTTCGAGCTTGGAGTCAATCGTAGTGGTTATTTCATTCCTCAGGATCGCTCCACAGAAATGGCTTCTGCGATGATACTTTCTGCCCCAACTTTCGACAACTTTGGATATTATTTTGCAGCAGCGGCAATGATCGATAAGGTCACATTCTCCAAAACTTTCTTAGATTTAGGACCCACATTTCATTTCCGTCCAGGATCTAAATTTGATCCATATATCGGAGCAGGATTTGGAATCGCGGATATAGGCGCAAAACAATCTACATTAAGAGCGTATGGCAAACTTGGTGTCCGGATGAATTTCGAACGTAGCTTTTTATTCTTAGAGTTGGAAGGAGCTTCTATCAATCGCCATTTCCAAGGAGAAAAGTATATCTACGGAGAAGGTTCTGGGATTTTCGGATTCGGTTATTATTTCGGATCAGCATCCTCTTCTGAGAACAAGGAAATAGCTCCCGCAAAACAGAAAGAAGAAGAGCCTAAGCCGGAAGAAAGTAAAAAAGAAGAAATAACTCCTACTAAAACGGAAGAGGATCAGCCTACAGAAGAGAAGCCTTGAGTTAGGTTTAAAATTCTTCTTATATTTTATAGAGGAATGACTTAATTTTTCGTTTTACCTGAGTAAAGACCTAAAAACAATACGAAGCAAGCGGTATTAGCCTGCTTCGTATGGACATCTTCCAGTTTTCCTACCATTCTATCGGATATATTTCAGGTACAATTTTTACTATTTTCCTGATAGTCTCTTTGCTAAAATTAAAAAGCAAAACTAGACATGCATGGATACTAATCGGTTATCTGCTGTTCGTACTATTTTTGAATTTTGGATTTCTGATCCGAACTTCTTTATTCCTGCCGTCCCTATCTAAACCTGCTTGTTTCCTGATAGCACTATATACTTCCTTCTCCAACTTAGGGCTTTTATATTTTATATATTCTTTTTTTGGAATAGATCGCAAAAGAGAATCCAGAATTGCATTATTGGCAATATTTTCTGCGGGGATGTTCGGGTTTTTGTTCTATGTATTGAAGAATATCAACTCTGAAGTTTCCTATAATTTCAGCATCCAAATGTTCGAATTTCAAGAGCCTGAATCTACGGCTCCCATGGGCTCCATTCATTTTTTGACATTTATTTGGATATTAATCGTTCTAGTAAGACACAATATACATTTAAGAAGAGAACTTACTATTGAGACAGATACAGATTCGATCGTAGAGAAAAAAAGAGCCGTCCGAATGTCCCGCAACTTCGGACTGGCAATCTTACTTCATGCATTATTCTCTCTTACTTATACTTTTTATGGATGGGGTTATCTTTCCTTTTCTAATTTTCAGCTCATACTCACTTCTGTCACAAGCTTGCA
It encodes the following:
- a CDS encoding DUF2062 domain-containing protein; translated protein: MTKLENQESKPSFLAKTKARILEELKTGTSPEKIALSLAIGGAIGIFPLIGTTMALCAFLGFVLRLNPVSIQIANYAMYPFQVFLIIPFLKLGAYLSGKELDLTWAYKLVEGDSSGVWEGLSHSAGYAVLGWTCMVPIPAGISYFLLLILVKKANQIVRK
- a CDS encoding phytoene desaturase family protein, whose product is MNIDQVGNEFDIIFIGSGMGSLTTASLLAQSAGKKVLVLEKHFQPGGFTHEFQRKQGKYHWDVGIHYVGDMHEGGLCKKISDKITRGKLTWKRMKDPFERLVFPTRNFDIYGDPEKFRSDLINAFPEEEEAIERYLKDIRKISVLFGKAIMMRLSPPPLDSLIGILGEGNVVTLKDYFDRNFKSEDLKGILAAQWGDYGLPPSKVAFAMHATLVQHYINGGYYPVGGAGKIFDTIEPILQENGGAVLSSVEAKEILIKDGKVVGVKAKALRGEGHERDFFAPVVISCAGAYPTYTKLIPDSYPISFRKDLKDFYNRERMTTSICLYLGLSESPAKFGFSGENYWIFASPDHDKNFSERNDWLSESDEIPNLYLSFPSLKNPEAKSHTMDVITFTDYSNFAEWKDEPWKKRGEEYKEFKERIINRILTTLESRFPGLTKLVEFAELSTPITNEHFTSHPDGAIYGLACVPERYKKEKCPWFDVRTPVEGLYLTGADAASPGIAGAMMGGLAAALAVTGNANLLRELRN
- a CDS encoding DUF1295 domain-containing protein, yielding MYEKAVSLMFSAWVVIFFLMSLLWLIGKLIKNYSIVDVGWGLCISTVAIVYFILGDAFSVRKAIFTFMATVWGWRLSYFIFTTRVLTGHEDARYTEFRKEYGDQVDRKFFTNVFQFQGILGTILSLPFLFPALNPSIQTHTLEIIGLCVFIIGLWGESVADFQLAEFKLDPANKGKVCDAGLWKYSRHPNYFFEWIIWVSFGLVSLASPWGWIGLISPLVMFILLTKITGIPLNEIGQLKSKGNLYLEYKSRTSAFFPWFPKK
- a CDS encoding SAM-dependent methyltransferase, whose amino-acid sequence is MSLIYTLMEKDIFPDWLIRFRIRQLLRLRLRMEDKGSLEKNQEHLIQYVNFLKRSPIAIDTKAANEQHYEVPASFFKLVMGKHMKYSSGYWTSSDIGIDESERAMLDLTCKRAELENGMNVLDLGCGWGSLSLYVAEKYPKCKVTGVSNSKSQKKFIDSEAKKRGLKNLNILTADMNVFKTNLKFDRIISVEMLEHMKNYEVLFQKLATFLKPKGKFFVHIFTHKKFAYPFDIIDDTDWMAKYFFTGGQMPSHDLFLYFQKDFQISDQWVVNGKNYALTSEAWLSNMYKNKKEVLEILEETYGKEQAVKWFVYWKTFFMACAELWKYKNGEEWIVSHYLFNPVYKN
- a CDS encoding SAM-dependent methyltransferase translates to MEGDNIVKVEPLESAGSDLGTLGFYERIFFSALAGMQRGSLRILFPDGGQRYLGNPNSSDPPEFHHAILQVKDRKFFKKLVLYGDIGLAESYMDGDWDTDDIRAIICWFLLNIESTPSVSGSNKNFIHLTLMNIGNRLLHLFRNNSVRGSKRNISEHYDLGNDFYKKFLDPTMTYSCAYFAEQAKSLEEAQIAKIENLCKKLKLKASDHLLEIGTGWGAFSTYAAKNYGCKVTSYTISEEQYKFAKDKISAMGLEDKIEVRLEDYRKVQGSYDKIVTVEMLEAVGHEYFEDFFAMCHRVLKKDGLMAHQIITCPDSRYESFRKGVDFIQKHIFPGSLLPSIARINEAINKTGDMFLHELEDIGKYYDRTLMSWQKGFEENLSSIAGMGYDESFLRKWRYYFSYCAAAFHMRNISVVQVVYTRPNNLGLNSQ
- a CDS encoding KamA family radical SAM protein, giving the protein MELVSSHPKQKKVSESEWLDWKWQIQNRIKDGSELEKTIRISSEEKEALLACSEVFSFSATPYYLNLADPEDPNCPIRLQVLPRKEELHTRTWDRRDPLAEESYMPVKGVTHRYPDRALWYLSHVCAVYCRFCTRKRKVSQSAETPGAEDWKDAIRYFREHTEIKEVILSGGDPLNLSDSKLDYLLGELKSIPHINQVRIHTRYPVTLPMRITSELCQVLKKHFPIYLVTHFNHSKELTKLVKERIGMLVKEGAVTVLNQAVLLKGINNSVGALTDLFYGLTKIGIKPYYLHQCDEVFGSSHFRVPIEEGVELMKQIRGSISGLSVPLYVVDLTGGGGKVPLPANYLEETKTSSYIFRNYKGDLYEIGF
- a CDS encoding TetR/AcrR family transcriptional regulator, with protein sequence MKNSQEKNSYHHGDLKRALLDASIKILKEEGYKALSLRKAATLAGVSQSAPYRHYPDLESLYADIAEEGFKILAERQKRLRAKYKKRPLLLFRESGVSYVEFALENPDLFRIMYGNQIESHLKYDSLIKTEDETFQIIVDIIKDCQKAGLIPEGNAEKAATSAWTMAHGVAVLLSGQQMMFRSIEIKQARKITKDLIQFLYTGLKR